A window from Fragaria vesca subsp. vesca linkage group LG5, FraVesHawaii_1.0, whole genome shotgun sequence encodes these proteins:
- the LOC101309742 gene encoding transcription factor MYB44-like → MGDGVHDRKRKSTMSLNLAGDESDHEDVIQNPAAAGSTKLCVRGHWRPAEDSKLKQLVAQFGPQNWNLIAEHLDGRSGKSCRLRWFNQLDPRINRRAFSEEEEERLLSAHRLYGNKWAMIARLFPGRTDNAVKNHWHVIMARKHREESNVFKRRKPSSNSLPQHDHDQQDGTKNNASSDRSTISINTSNDESGSAASASTCTNLSLTPSNRPALLPSLFSNIKNPFQQQKIFGSQMVADSGRIKGNGNGQSSDSNSEVSGEESVLTTYRTNNNNVSSMSGEDQIEKMSLIPFIDFLGVGST, encoded by the exons ATGGGTGACGGTGTTCATGACAGAAAGAGAAAGAGCACCATGTCTCTGAATCTTGCTGGAGACGAATCTGATCATGAAGATGTTATACAGAACCCTGCTGCTGCTGGAAGCACTAAGCTTTGTGTTAGAGGTCATTGGAGGCCAGCTGAAGACTCCAAACTCAAACAACTTGTGGCCCAGTTTGGTCCTCAAAACTGGAACTTAATTGCTGAGCACCTTGATGGCAGATCAG GGAAAAGTTGCAGACTGAGGTGGTTTAACCAGCTAGATCCAAGGATCAACAGAAGGGCTTTCAGTGAGGAAGAAGAAGAGAGGCTTTTATCTGCTCACAGGCTCTATGGCAACAAATGGGCCATGATTGCAAGGCTCTTCCCAGGAAGGACTGATAATGCTGTCAAGAATCATTGGCATGTCATCATGGCTAGAAAGCACAGAGAGGAATCCAATGTTTTCAAGAGAAGGAAGCCCTCTTCTAATTCACTGCCTCAACATGATCATGATCAACAAGATGGGACTAAGAATAATGCCTCCAGTGATCGTTCAACAATCTCAATCAATACCAGCAATGATGAATCTGGGTCTGCAGCCTCTGCCTCAACATGTACTAATCTCTCCCTCACTCCCTCAAACAGGCCAGCGCTGCTTCCCAGCTTATTTAGCAACATCAAAAATCCATTTCAGCAACAGAAAATCTTTGGATCACAAATGG TTGCAGACTCTGGCAGGATCAAGGGCAATGGGAATGGTCAGTCATCAGATTCAAACTCTGAAGTTTCTGGAGAAGAATCGGTTCTTACCACCTATAGGACCAACAACAATAATGTTTCTTCCATGTCTGGAGAAGATCAAATTGAGAAGATGAGCCTGATCCCATTCATTGATTTCCTTGGAGTAGGCTCTACTTAA
- the LOC101310999 gene encoding auxin response factor 1-like, whose amino-acid sequence MALQASNHPSGTSRPGTSDALFKELWHACAGPLVTLPREGERVYYFPQGHMEQLEASMHQISEQQMPSFNLPSKILCKVVNVQLRAEPDTDEVYAQVTLLPETDQSEVTSPDPPLPETPHCTVHSFCKTLTASDTSTHGGFSVLRRHADDCLPPLDMSQQPPWQELVATDLHGNEWHFRHIFRGQPRRHLLTTGWSVFVSSKKLVAGDAFIFLRGETGELRVGVRRLMRQPSNMPSSVISSHSMHLGVLATASHAIATGTLFSVFYKPRTSQSEFLVSVNKYLEARSHKLSVGMRFKMRFEGEEVPERRFSGTIVGVGDNTSPGWSNSEWRSLKVQWDEPSSIPRPDRVSPWELEPLVATTPLNLQPALRNKRARAPVLPSSTPDLSSLGEWKSQAESPSAFSYNDPQRGRDLYPSPKYSSASKANSLCFTGNNSLAAVSGNPMLWSNRVEAVTESSSPVMKDSVERRQSTGNGYRLFGIQLLENSNIEETSPMVVSGKLGDVQQISSFDAESDQHSEPSNVNRSDLPSGSCDAEKSSLRSPQESQSRQIRSCTKVHMQGIAVGRAVDLTRFEGYEDLLKKLEEMFDIGGELSGSTKKWQVVYTDDEDDMMMVGDDPWHEFCSMVRKIFIYTAEEVKRLSPKIKLPVGGEAKQGKPDSEAAINTEDGSSIVGPTY is encoded by the exons ATGGCTCTCCAGGCTTCAAATCATCCCTCGGGAACTTCCCGTCCAG GTACAAGTGATGCTTTGTTTAAGGAGCTATGGCATGCTTGTGCCGGCCCCCTTGTCACCCTGCCACGTGAAGGGGAGCGAGTTTACTACTTTCCACAGGGACACATGGAACAG CTGGAGGCGTCAATGCATCAGATTTCAGAGCAGCAAATGCCATCATTCAATCTGCCATCCAAAATTTTATGTAAAGTTGTTAATGTTCAGCTTCGG GCTGAACCCGACACCGATGAAGTTTATGCGCAAGTTACTCTGCTACCAGAAACTGAT CAAAGCGAGGTAACAAGCCCAGATCCTCCTCTCCCAGAAACTCCACACTGTACAGTCCATTCATTTTGCAAGACACTTACTGCTTCTGACACAAGCACACATGGAGGATTCTCTGTCCTTCGGAGGCATGCTGATGATTGTCTGCCACCACTG GATATGTCTCAGCAGCCTCCATGGCAAGAACTAGTTGCAACTGATCTGCATGGAAATGAATGGCATTTTCGGCATATCTTTCGAG GGCAACCTAGGCGCCACTTACTCACAACTGGGTGGAGTGTTTTTGTTAGTTCCAAAAAATTAGTGGCTGGTGATGCGTTTATATTCTTAAG AGGTGAGACTGGGGAGCTGCGTGTTGGTGTCAGGAGACTCATGAGACAACCAAGCAATATGCCATCTTCTGTTATTTCTAGCCACAGTATGCATCTTGGGGTCCTAGCTACGGCATCTCATGCCATTGCAACTGGGACACTTTTTTCGGTCTTCTACAAACCAAG AACAAGTCAATCTGAGTTCCTTGTAAGTGTCAACAAGTACCTTGAAGCTCGCAGTCACAAACTCTCTGTCGGAATGAGGTTTAAAATGAGATTTGAGGGCGAAGAAGTTCCTGAAAGAAG GTTCAGCGGCACGATTGTTGGTGTTGGGGATAATACATCACCTGGATGGTCAAATTCTGAGTGGCGATCACTAAAG GTCCAATGGGATGAACCCTCATCTATACCGCGGCCAGATAGAGTCTCACCTTGGGAATTGGAGCCACTGGTAGCGACTACTCCACTAAACTTGCAACCTGCATTGAGAAACAAGCGGGCACGAGCTCCCGTCTTACCTTCTTCAACCCCAGATCTTTCTTCACTGG GTGAGTGGAAATCCCAAGCAGAATCTCCTTCGGCTTTCTCATATAATGACCCACAGCGTGGTCGAGACCTCTATCCGTCACCCAAGTATAGTTCTGCTTCAAAAGCTAATTCTCTTTGTTTTACGGGCAATAATTCTCTAGCTGCTGTTTCTGGGAATCCAATGCTTTGGTCCAATCGAGTTGAAGCTGTAACGGAGTCTTCTTCGCCTGTTATGAAAGATTCAGTGGAAAGGAGACAAAGCACTGGAAATGGCTATAGGCTCTTTGGAATTCAGTTGCTTGAGAACTCTAATATAGAAGAGACTTCACCCATGGTAGTGTCTGGAAAGCTGGGGGATGTTCAACAAATTTCTTCATTTGATGCTGAATCTGACCAACACTCAGAACCATCAAATGTCAACCGATCTGATCTTCCTTCAGGAAGTTGTGATGCTGAGAAATCTTCCCTCAGATCACCTCAGGAATCGCAAAGCAGGCAAATTCGGAGTTGCACAAAG GTTCATATGCAAGGGATTGCAGTAGGAAGAGCTGTAGATTTAACACGTTTTGAGGGATATGAGGACCTGCTTAAGAAACTGGAAGAGATGTTTGATATTGGAGGTGAGCTGAGTGGATCTACCAAGAAATGGCAAGTTGTCTACACTGATGATGAGGATGACATGATGATGGTTGGGGATGACCCATGGCA TGAGTTCTGCAGCATGGTAAGGAAGATTTTCATCTATACAGCGGAGGAAGTGAAGAGGTTGTCACCTAAGATAAAACTTCCAGTAGGTGGAGAGGCTAAACAAGGCAAGCCAGATTCTGAAGCAGCTATTAACACGGAAGACGGGTCATCTATCGTGGGGCCGACATATTGA